The Sphingobacteriales bacterium nucleotide sequence GCTGATAATACTGCCTTCAATTCTTCATTATCTGATATTTCATCTAAAGTTTGTTTGGTTGTTTTTTTATAGAATTTTTCATACGGTTTGTTGAGAAATGGTGTTGCAAAAAATTGAACAAATTTTGGCAATGCTTTTTGCATAAAATAGCCTTTGCTGGTTTTATTTACTGCAAATAATAATTCAACATATTTATCAATTGCTTTTGCATCTGCTTCTGTAGGAAAATACAATTTCATCTGTGCTTTCCAATTGCTCAATCCTTTTTTGTACTCAAATAGTTTATTGTTTAAAATCACATTGTCGTAGACATCGCCCATGTCATGCCATTTTAAATTTTTATCAGTAATATGTTCAAAAACAATTCTTAAAATTGAGCCTTTTCTGTCCATATCACCAACATAATGTAAGCCAACATCCCATTCGTAATCATTCCTTTTAAAAACATGTGTATAGCCACCTGGTGTATAATGTTTTTCGCATACTAAAACTTTTTTGCCTTGTCTGGCAAGTAATGATGCAGTTGTGAGCGAACCTAAGCCTGAACCAATACAAATTACATCATATTTTTCATCAAGTTTTGGTCTTTGTTTATACGATTCAAATAAATGTTCTGATGATTCTTTATTCATGAATTCTATTTTTAAAATCTTCTATAATTTGTTGTCTTACTGATTCTGGTAGCTTATCTAATAGTTTTATTATTCTATTGAGTTCTGATTTTGATAGATGAACAAATACAGCAAGAATTACTTCTTGTTTGTCGTTGCTATATGCAGTTTTAATAATTTCTAATGTTCTATTGTCATTAAATTGTTCTATTATTTTTGCAATGTGCGCTTTGTTCTCAACAAACTCAGCAATTAATATTAAATCTAATTCATTGTAAATTACTTCAGATAGTGTAATGATTCTTTGTATTGGTAAAGCATTTACAAAATTAGAGGCTACAAAATATTTTTTTTGTTCTACCAAACTTATAGTTACTTTTTTCAAAATGTCTATCGGAATATTATCTATTAGTTTTACACTTTTTTCAGGAATCATATATCCAGCTACTTCCGAAAGAAATGTGGTAGAAAGATTTTTAAGAATAGCAACAGCATCTTTAATTGGTACATGGTTGGCTAAGTTTTAGCAATCATTGATCCAAGAATAGTTTCTGCAACTTTTGCATTCAAAAATTTGGCATAAAAGAAGCTACCTTTCCAATTCTTGGCCAAATATCAACTTGTTCTAAGTCTATAATTTCTGAAATCCTAATTCTAAGATTTTTTAAATCTGTATCAGAAATTTGTTTTAGAAAAGTAAAATCATCTTGCTCATTTAATTGTAGTACTTGTCTTATTTTCTGATATTCAATTTTATTGGTTGGATGCATCCTAGAAATTTTAATATAAGCAATCTAACAAAATACAATTTATTATTAGAAAAATATCAATTATGTAACTAAAAAAAATTAACCATAAATAGTGATTTTTTGCTTTAGGTATTTAAATTAATTTATCATTAATATTAGAGTAATTTATAATATCTATTTTTGTGTACATTATGAGTACAAATAGTGAATTAAATAATAAAAAATCTCAGATTCAAAGAGATAGAGTGAATTTGCTAAGGAATTTAGAGCAACCAACTTTGTTGTTCTTGTGTAGAATTTTACCCAAGCAAATATCGCCAGATATGCTCACATTTATTGGGTTTTTGGGTACTTTAATGATATTTGCTGCTTTTTATTTTGCAAAAATTTGGGATAATAGAATTTATTTATTACTAGCAATCTTTGGCTTTGCACTCAATTGGTTCGGCGATTCATTAGATGGTAGAATTGCATACTATAGAAATATTCCAAGAAAATGGTATGGCTTTGCTTTAGATTGTGTTATGGATTTAATTTCTCTAATTTTTATGGGATTAGGATTTTTTATATACATCGAAGATGAGTATAAAATATTTGTATTCTTGTTTTGTTGCCAATATGCTTGGGCAATTTTATTAGCTCAATTAAAATACAAAATTACAGATAAATATTCGATAGATCCTGGTCCACTTGGTCCAACAGAAACCAGAATGATTTTGTGTTTGGTAATCTTATCAGAATATATTTTCGGTAATGTATTAATCTATTTTTCTATTGCAGTAAATATTTTAATGCTAATAATTAATCTGGTAGATACCTATAAAACTTTACAGTTTGGCGATGAAAGAGATAAGTTAGAAAAACTTCAAAAATCAACAGAAAAGTAATAATATGCAATTGGCAAAAGTATTTATTAAAGCACAATTATCAGCATTTCTTGGTGGTGCGTTTGATTATTGTGTAATGATATTTTGCACAGAGTATTTGCATATTCATTATACGCTTTCAATAGTTATTGGTGGAATTTTAGGTGCAGTTGTCAATTTTTCTATCAATAAATATTGGACATATAGTGATGATTCTAAAAATATACAAACACAATTATTCAAATTTTATTTAGTTGTTGCAGGAAGTATTATGCTCAAAACACTTGGTACCTACATTTTTACAGAAGCACTATATTTTGATTATAAAATAAGTAGAATAATTGTAGATTTATTTGTTTCCATTGGATTCAATTTTACCTTGCAAAAATTTTGGGTATTCAAACCTACTAGTAGACAAAATATAAAGTAATCCAACAATATTTGTTTATAGTGTAGTGTGTTTTTCTAATATACTAATGAAATCTTTTCTTTCAATATGCTTTGCACCCAAGCTTTCTAAATGTGGTGTGTATACTTGACAATCTATAATAGCAAAATTTTCTTCTTGTAGTTTTTTTACTAAACTTATAAAACCATATTTGCTGGCATTGCTTTTTGTATGAAACATAGATTCGCCAAAAAAACATTTGCCAATTTGCACACCATACAAGCCACCTACCAATTCATCTTTTTCCCAAACTTCAACAGATGTTGCAAAGCCTTTTTTGTGTAAGTTATAATACGCTTCTATCATGTCATCAGTTATCCAAGTGCCTTGTTCATCTTCCGTCTGATAATTTCTTTTTGCAGCTGCGCAAGCTTGCATTACTTGCACAAATACTTGATTGTAGGTAACATCAAAAGCATTTTTATTCAACAACTGTTGCATAGATTTTGATACTTTCAACTCAGTAGGAAAAAGCACAAAACGTGGATTTGGTGTCCACCAAATAATTGGCTCATCATCAG carries:
- a CDS encoding GtrA family protein, with translation MQLAKVFIKAQLSAFLGGAFDYCVMIFCTEYLHIHYTLSIVIGGILGAVVNFSINKYWTYSDDSKNIQTQLFKFYLVVAGSIMLKTLGTYIFTEALYFDYKISRIIVDLFVSIGFNFTLQKFWVFKPTSRQNIK
- a CDS encoding leucyl/phenylalanyl-tRNA--protein transferase, which codes for MPIYILDEAIYFPNVESATKEGILAVGGDLSEERLLLAYKSGIFPWYSDDEPIIWWTPNPRFVLFPTELKVSKSMQQLLNKNAFDVTYNQVFVQVMQACAAAKRNYQTEDEQGTWITDDMIEAYYNLHKKGFATSVEVWEKDELVGGLYGVQIGKCFFGESMFHTKSNASKYGFISLVKKLQEENFAIIDCQVYTPHLESLGAKHIERKDFISILEKHTTL
- a CDS encoding CDP-alcohol phosphatidyltransferase family protein; the encoded protein is MSTNSELNNKKSQIQRDRVNLLRNLEQPTLLFLCRILPKQISPDMLTFIGFLGTLMIFAAFYFAKIWDNRIYLLLAIFGFALNWFGDSLDGRIAYYRNIPRKWYGFALDCVMDLISLIFMGLGFFIYIEDEYKIFVFLFCCQYAWAILLAQLKYKITDKYSIDPGPLGPTETRMILCLVILSEYIFGNVLIYFSIAVNILMLIINLVDTYKTLQFGDERDKLEKLQKSTEK